The Plasmodium vinckei vinckei genome assembly, chromosome: PVVCY_14 genome window below encodes:
- a CDS encoding U1 small nuclear ribonucleoprotein A, putative yields the protein MSSNDSLNETCSNDNDKENAPNSDDNNLNDQNEDKDNTNNENSADININNSEQINNNGRFNSTGNSKWGYDIPPPPDSNQYPGENNNKMMNNAKGIYNPYPQNMNAQMNMFPNADGVTNNLPLAMYQNAHNMLYNPMNYMNSKAYLKLMKYNKVITADPNIPPNETLYVKNLNDKIKCEDMKKSLKNIFNQYGLIEDIIVMKSFWRKGQAWIVYDTIESSTKALNALQGFVLFGKIMQINYSHNKSDVHTKRNGTFVERSKEPKKPKQIIERERKQKEIFEKMQQNYFEMQMNHIKAMHNDALDKNKNFDLSQMDKEALIARAQQKANEEKKRKKGENPLQNNTNYNIPSIHHPQFYAMNAFAPIQANPVIPYRILFVENVDENVNTEAFNDIFKAFSGFVEARIIPQRNVAFVDYTDESSATSAMKALQDYELQGSKLKISYAKR from the exons atgagTAGCAACGATTCATTAAATGAAACATGTTCCAATGATAATGATAAGGAAAATGCTCCGAATTCGGATGATAATAACTTAAACGATCAAAATGAAGACAAagataatacaaataatgaaaattcggcagatataaatattaataactcagaacaaattaataataatggtaGATTTAATAGTACTGGAAACAGTAAGTGGGGCTATGACATACCCCCCCCTCCAGATTCAAATCAATACCCtggtgaaaataataataaaatgatgaaCAATGCAAAGGGTATATATAATCCATACCCTCAAAATATGAATGCCCAAATGAATATGTTTCCAAATGCAGATGGTGTGACAAATAATTTACCATTAGCAATGTATCAAAATGCCCataatatgttatataatcctatgaattatatgaatagtAAAGCTTATTTAAAACTTATGAAATACAATAAAGTAATAACAGCAGATCCTAACATCCCACCCAATGAAAcattatatgtaaaaaatttaaatgataaaataaaatgtgaggatatgaaaaaaagtttaaaaaatatttttaatcaaTATGGACTAATTGAAGATATAATTGTTATGAAATCTTTTTGGAGAAAAGGTCAAGCTTGGATTGTATATGATACTATCGAAAGTTCAACTAAAGCTTTAAATGCATTACAAGGTTTTGTTTTATTCGGAAAAATTatgcaaataaattattcacATAATAAAAGTGATGTGCATACAAAAAGAAATGGCACTTTTGTAGAAAGATCAAAAGAACCCAAAAAACCTAAGCAAATTATTGAAAGAgaaagaaaacaaaaagaaatttttgaaaaaatgcaacaaaattattttgaaatgCAAATGAATCATATTAAAGCTATGCATAATGATGCCTTggacaaaaataaaaattttgatttaaGTCAAATGGATAAAGAAGCATTAATAGCTCGAGCTCAGCAAAAAGCAAacgaagaaaaaaaacgaaaaaaaggTGAAAATCCCTTACAAAACAATACTAATTACAATATTCCTAGTATTCATCACCCCCAATTTTATGCTATGAATGCTTTTGCGCCAATTCAAGCCAATCCTGTAATTCCATAtagaatattatttgttgaAAATGTTGATGAAAATGTTAATACTGAAGCttttaatgatatattcAAAGCCTTTTCAGGATTTGTTGAAGCCAGAATTATTCCACAGAGAAATGTTGCATTTGTTGATTATACAGACGAATCTTCTGCAACATCCGCAATGAAAG CC